Proteins encoded within one genomic window of Thunnus maccoyii chromosome 22, fThuMac1.1, whole genome shotgun sequence:
- the LOC121888999 gene encoding uncharacterized protein LOC121888999 isoform X2 — MSETHRLITFHLQGEALATRVSEKIRAFAGQTVILPCQIPVSDEFPTVEWSKEGLAEPNITFLYRDGCETHEMKNPVFQYRTQLIMSELKNGNISLRISNVQLSDAGKYRCMTLWRKTQPVVKTLELLVVAVSEPKLSVVSAKCGEVTLQCEADHWQQEPEITFLDDQGNNISAENPKRHPDSRGFFTITRRATVQTTTNRVTCRVHRPEINQTRAMEIYIPADCTRSCTLTISIAVLVTTFLCGLIAVSCKKYYDSVGDQKLSVSAKSHFTGSDPQLDQADDIRNANIEQQRRIDELKSNLHEKDETIHQLTEELNDLRSRQGAVVSQQNQPTIDNGLSKSSLDAPKPNNVPPDHSPKASKFSHDNNPKPVASTNSNHPKSCNLPQSNDQKPGVLRQSGNPAPGPLHQRSSHNNSSPALLTNNAAGSSSSSSASTSEENCLVRSMSMSESRSKSARPKRRYTTSGALYNRYTILENLPE; from the exons ATGTCGGAAACTCACcgtttgataacttttcatcttcaAG GAGAAGCTTTGGCAACTAGAGTGTCAGAGAAGATCCGAGCCTTCGCTGGCCAAACAGTCATTCTACCCTGCCAAATCCCTGTCAGCGATGAATTCCCAACAGTGGAGTGGTCCAAGGAAGGTCTGGCTGAGCCAAACATTACCTTCCTGTACCGGGATGGCTGTGAAACCCACGAGATGAAGAATCCGGTCTTCCAGTACAGGACACAACTCATCATGAGCGAATTGAAAAACGGAAACATCTCCCTGAGGATTTCCAACGTGCAGCTGTCTGATGCCGGAAAATACAGATGCATGACGCTCTGGAGGAAGACCCAACCAGTTGTTAAAACTCTGGAGCTCCTTGTGG TTGCAGTTTCTGAGCCAAAACTCTCAGTCGTTTCGGCTAAGTGTGGTGAAGTGACTCTGCAGTGTGAAGCGGACCACTGGCAGCAAGAGCCCGAGATAACATTTCTTGATGATCAGGGAAACAACATCAGTGCTGAAAACCCAAAGAGACATCCAGATTCCAGGGGATTTTTCACCATCACAAGGAGAGCGACTGTGCAGACCACTACCAAcag GGTCACCTGCAGAGTTCACCGGCCGGAGATAAACCAGACCAGAGCCATGGAGATCTACATACCAG CTGACTGCACGAGGTCCTGCACTTTAACCATCAGCATCGCTGTGCTAGTGACCACATTTCTCTGTGGCTTAATTGCCGTTTCATGCAAGAAATATTATGACTCCG TGGGAGATCAAAAATTGTCAGTGTCGGCAAAGAGTCATTTTACAGGCAGTGACCCTCAGTTGGACCAGGCTGATGACATCAGAAATGCCAACATTGAGCAGCAGAGAAGAATAGATGAACTGAAGTCAAACCTTCATGAGAAAGACGAGACCATCCACCAGCTAACTGAAGAATTGAATGACCTCAGATCTAGGCAAGGTGCTGTTGTTAGCCAGCAGAACCAGCCCACGATTGACAATGGTCTTTCCAAATCCTCACTGGATGCCCCAAAACCCAATAACGTTCCCCCTGACCACAGCCCTAAAGCCAGTAAGTTTTCCCACGACAACAATCCAAAACCAGTGGCCTCGACCAACAGCAACCATCCAAAATCTTGCAACTTACCCCAGAGCAATGATCAAAAACCTGGTGTGTTAAGACAAAGTGGTAATCCAGCACCTGGCCCCCTGCATCAAAGAAGCAGTCATAACAATAGCAGTCCAGCTCTTTTGACAAATAATGCTGCTGGGTCATCCAGTTCTTCTTCAGCCAGCACTTCAGAGGAAAATTGTTTGGTTCGTTCGATGAGCATGTCTGAGTCTCGTTCAAAGAGTGCCAGGCCCAAACGTAGATATACCACTTCAGGTGCGCTTTATAACCGCTACACTATCCTGGAAAATTTACCTGAATAG
- the LOC121888999 gene encoding uncharacterized protein LOC121888999 isoform X1: MPALLFLAALLSFTGEALATRVSEKIRAFAGQTVILPCQIPVSDEFPTVEWSKEGLAEPNITFLYRDGCETHEMKNPVFQYRTQLIMSELKNGNISLRISNVQLSDAGKYRCMTLWRKTQPVVKTLELLVVAVSEPKLSVVSAKCGEVTLQCEADHWQQEPEITFLDDQGNNISAENPKRHPDSRGFFTITRRATVQTTTNRVTCRVHRPEINQTRAMEIYIPADCTRSCTLTISIAVLVTTFLCGLIAVSCKKYYDSVGDQKLSVSAKSHFTGSDPQLDQADDIRNANIEQQRRIDELKSNLHEKDETIHQLTEELNDLRSRQGAVVSQQNQPTIDNGLSKSSLDAPKPNNVPPDHSPKASKFSHDNNPKPVASTNSNHPKSCNLPQSNDQKPGVLRQSGNPAPGPLHQRSSHNNSSPALLTNNAAGSSSSSSASTSEENCLVRSMSMSESRSKSARPKRRYTTSGALYNRYTILENLPE, from the exons ATGCCTGCTCTCCTTTTCCTGGCTGCTCTGTTGTCTTTTACAG GAGAAGCTTTGGCAACTAGAGTGTCAGAGAAGATCCGAGCCTTCGCTGGCCAAACAGTCATTCTACCCTGCCAAATCCCTGTCAGCGATGAATTCCCAACAGTGGAGTGGTCCAAGGAAGGTCTGGCTGAGCCAAACATTACCTTCCTGTACCGGGATGGCTGTGAAACCCACGAGATGAAGAATCCGGTCTTCCAGTACAGGACACAACTCATCATGAGCGAATTGAAAAACGGAAACATCTCCCTGAGGATTTCCAACGTGCAGCTGTCTGATGCCGGAAAATACAGATGCATGACGCTCTGGAGGAAGACCCAACCAGTTGTTAAAACTCTGGAGCTCCTTGTGG TTGCAGTTTCTGAGCCAAAACTCTCAGTCGTTTCGGCTAAGTGTGGTGAAGTGACTCTGCAGTGTGAAGCGGACCACTGGCAGCAAGAGCCCGAGATAACATTTCTTGATGATCAGGGAAACAACATCAGTGCTGAAAACCCAAAGAGACATCCAGATTCCAGGGGATTTTTCACCATCACAAGGAGAGCGACTGTGCAGACCACTACCAAcag GGTCACCTGCAGAGTTCACCGGCCGGAGATAAACCAGACCAGAGCCATGGAGATCTACATACCAG CTGACTGCACGAGGTCCTGCACTTTAACCATCAGCATCGCTGTGCTAGTGACCACATTTCTCTGTGGCTTAATTGCCGTTTCATGCAAGAAATATTATGACTCCG TGGGAGATCAAAAATTGTCAGTGTCGGCAAAGAGTCATTTTACAGGCAGTGACCCTCAGTTGGACCAGGCTGATGACATCAGAAATGCCAACATTGAGCAGCAGAGAAGAATAGATGAACTGAAGTCAAACCTTCATGAGAAAGACGAGACCATCCACCAGCTAACTGAAGAATTGAATGACCTCAGATCTAGGCAAGGTGCTGTTGTTAGCCAGCAGAACCAGCCCACGATTGACAATGGTCTTTCCAAATCCTCACTGGATGCCCCAAAACCCAATAACGTTCCCCCTGACCACAGCCCTAAAGCCAGTAAGTTTTCCCACGACAACAATCCAAAACCAGTGGCCTCGACCAACAGCAACCATCCAAAATCTTGCAACTTACCCCAGAGCAATGATCAAAAACCTGGTGTGTTAAGACAAAGTGGTAATCCAGCACCTGGCCCCCTGCATCAAAGAAGCAGTCATAACAATAGCAGTCCAGCTCTTTTGACAAATAATGCTGCTGGGTCATCCAGTTCTTCTTCAGCCAGCACTTCAGAGGAAAATTGTTTGGTTCGTTCGATGAGCATGTCTGAGTCTCGTTCAAAGAGTGCCAGGCCCAAACGTAGATATACCACTTCAGGTGCGCTTTATAACCGCTACACTATCCTGGAAAATTTACCTGAATAG
- the LOC121888999 gene encoding selection and upkeep of intraepithelial T-cells protein 6-like isoform X3 has translation MPALLFLAALLSFTGEALATRVSEKIRAFAGQTVILPCQIPVSDEFPTVEWSKEGLAEPNITFLYRDGCETHEMKNPVFQYRTQLIMSELKNGNISLRISNVQLSDAGKYRCMTLWRKTQPVVKTLELLVVAVSEPKLSVVSAKCGEVTLQCEADHWQQEPEITFLDDQGNNISAENPKRHPDSRGFFTITRRATVQTTTNRVTCRVHRPEINQTRAMEIYIPVGDQKLSVSAKSHFTGSDPQLDQADDIRNANIEQQRRIDELKSNLHEKDETIHQLTEELNDLRSRQGAVVSQQNQPTIDNGLSKSSLDAPKPNNVPPDHSPKASKFSHDNNPKPVASTNSNHPKSCNLPQSNDQKPGVLRQSGNPAPGPLHQRSSHNNSSPALLTNNAAGSSSSSSASTSEENCLVRSMSMSESRSKSARPKRRYTTSGALYNRYTILENLPE, from the exons ATGCCTGCTCTCCTTTTCCTGGCTGCTCTGTTGTCTTTTACAG GAGAAGCTTTGGCAACTAGAGTGTCAGAGAAGATCCGAGCCTTCGCTGGCCAAACAGTCATTCTACCCTGCCAAATCCCTGTCAGCGATGAATTCCCAACAGTGGAGTGGTCCAAGGAAGGTCTGGCTGAGCCAAACATTACCTTCCTGTACCGGGATGGCTGTGAAACCCACGAGATGAAGAATCCGGTCTTCCAGTACAGGACACAACTCATCATGAGCGAATTGAAAAACGGAAACATCTCCCTGAGGATTTCCAACGTGCAGCTGTCTGATGCCGGAAAATACAGATGCATGACGCTCTGGAGGAAGACCCAACCAGTTGTTAAAACTCTGGAGCTCCTTGTGG TTGCAGTTTCTGAGCCAAAACTCTCAGTCGTTTCGGCTAAGTGTGGTGAAGTGACTCTGCAGTGTGAAGCGGACCACTGGCAGCAAGAGCCCGAGATAACATTTCTTGATGATCAGGGAAACAACATCAGTGCTGAAAACCCAAAGAGACATCCAGATTCCAGGGGATTTTTCACCATCACAAGGAGAGCGACTGTGCAGACCACTACCAAcag GGTCACCTGCAGAGTTCACCGGCCGGAGATAAACCAGACCAGAGCCATGGAGATCTACATACCAG TGGGAGATCAAAAATTGTCAGTGTCGGCAAAGAGTCATTTTACAGGCAGTGACCCTCAGTTGGACCAGGCTGATGACATCAGAAATGCCAACATTGAGCAGCAGAGAAGAATAGATGAACTGAAGTCAAACCTTCATGAGAAAGACGAGACCATCCACCAGCTAACTGAAGAATTGAATGACCTCAGATCTAGGCAAGGTGCTGTTGTTAGCCAGCAGAACCAGCCCACGATTGACAATGGTCTTTCCAAATCCTCACTGGATGCCCCAAAACCCAATAACGTTCCCCCTGACCACAGCCCTAAAGCCAGTAAGTTTTCCCACGACAACAATCCAAAACCAGTGGCCTCGACCAACAGCAACCATCCAAAATCTTGCAACTTACCCCAGAGCAATGATCAAAAACCTGGTGTGTTAAGACAAAGTGGTAATCCAGCACCTGGCCCCCTGCATCAAAGAAGCAGTCATAACAATAGCAGTCCAGCTCTTTTGACAAATAATGCTGCTGGGTCATCCAGTTCTTCTTCAGCCAGCACTTCAGAGGAAAATTGTTTGGTTCGTTCGATGAGCATGTCTGAGTCTCGTTCAAAGAGTGCCAGGCCCAAACGTAGATATACCACTTCAGGTGCGCTTTATAACCGCTACACTATCCTGGAAAATTTACCTGAATAG
- the LOC121889942 gene encoding myelin-oligodendrocyte glycoprotein-like encodes MRDVIIILGTVVVFLIVAAVDCQGDYRVIGSNEEIEVLVGQEVILPCHLESPVDVTNLTVEWSLGTTLVHVYRNRKDDLTLQHNDFKGRTSLFHEEMRNGNLSIQISRVNKGDGGDYTCFIPKLKSSTRRGHVSLIVKDKDEPKPIVDSTPGVGVHVGVELGMLSVQFIIFLYMAVN; translated from the exons ATGAGAGACGTTATCATCATTTTGGGAACAGTAGTGGTTTTCCTCATCGTGGCTGCGGTGGATTGCCAAG GAGACTACAGGGTGATTGGCTCCAATGAAGAGATTGAAGTATTAGTCGGTCAGGAAGTCATCCTGCCGTGCCACTTGGAGTCCCCAGTCGATGTGACAAATCTGACCGTGGAGTGGAGTCTTGGAACAACCTTGGTGCACGTTTACCGGAATAGGAAGGATGATCTCACTCTTCAGCACAATGACTTCAAAGGGAGGACATCTCTCTTCCATGAGGAGATGAGAAATGGAAACCTTTCCATTCAGATCTCCAGAGTAAATaagggagatggaggagattATACCTGTTTCATCCCCAAGCTGAAGAGTAGTACGAGAAGAGGACACGTTTCCCTCATTGTCA aGGACAAAGATGAGCCAAAGCCAATAGTCGACTCCA CTCCAGGTGTTGGAGTCCATGTTGGCGTCGAACTTGGAATGCTGAGTGTCCAATTTATCATCTTCCTTTATATGGCCGTGAATTAA
- the LOC121889939 gene encoding uncharacterized protein LOC121889939 isoform X4, translated as MESDLDFLPIGQFPVSVCRMWADYIVPDKKTTDGQHQDKMEIPLLCLMLSATVNVLPNRSQFFWYESISLNCAVPANSDNWTLKRNTSSQTSDSCNSGWGVSRDSSCIIEDAYPSDTGVYWCESKGGKCSTIVNITVTDGIVILESPVLPVTEGDEVALRCSYREADNKKAVSNLPAKFYKDGDFIGTQDAGMMVFPAVSMSDRGFYKCEIPIKGVSPQSWMDVRVRPPSPPVMSLPGLVCTTLLIIVYIVLLIVCVNVHHRQAQARAEAKCFR; from the exons ATGGAGTCCGACCTTGACTTTCTTCCTATTGGACAG tttcctgtgagtgtgtgcaggATGTGGGCTGACTACATCGTACCTGACAAGAAGACGACGGATGGACAACATCAAGACAAGATGGAGATCCCCTTACTCTGCTTAATGCTCT CAGCCACAGTGAACGTCCTTCCCAACAGATCTCAGTTCTTTTGGTACGAATCCATCTCTCTGAACTGTGCAGTTCCGGCAAACTCTGACAACTGGACACTGAAGAGAAACACCTCCTCTCAGACTTCTGATTCATGCAACTCTGGCTGGGGAGTGTCACGGGATTCATCCTGCATCATTGAAGATGCCTACCCATCGGACACCGGAGTTTACTGGTGTGAGTCTAAGGGCGGGAAGTGCAGCACCATTGTCAACATCACCGTGACAG ACGGCATTGTGATCTTGGAAAGCCCTGTACTTCCCGTAACAGAAGGAGATGAAGTGGCACTTCGCTGTTCCTACAGAGAAGCAGACAACAAAAAAGCTGTGTCCAATCTTCCTGCAAAGTTCTACAAAGATGGTGATTTCATTGGGACTCAGGATGCAGGAATGATGGTTTTTCCAGCAGTATCCATGTCTGACAGAGGCTTCTATAAGTGTGAAATCCCCATAAAAGGAGTGTCGCCGCAGAGCTGGATGGATGTTAGAG TCCGACCTCCGTCTCCTCCAGTCATGTCGCTGCCCGGGCTGGTGTGTACCACCCTGCTGATCATCGTCTACATTGTGTTGCTCATAGTGTGTGTGAACGTACACCACCGCCAGGCTCAAG CTCGAGCTGAAGCAAAGTGCTTCCGATGA
- the LOC121889939 gene encoding uncharacterized protein LOC121889939 isoform X3 yields the protein MESDLDFLPIGQQFPVSVCRMWADYIVPDKKTTDGQHQDKMEIPLLCLMLSATVNVLPNRSQFFWYESISLNCAVPANSDNWTLKRNTSSQTSDSCNSGWGVSRDSSCIIEDAYPSDTGVYWCESKGGKCSTIVNITVTDGIVILESPVLPVTEGDEVALRCSYREADNKKAVSNLPAKFYKDGDFIGTQDAGMMVFPAVSMSDRGFYKCEIPIKGVSPQSWMDVRVRPPSPPVMSLPGLVCTTLLIIVYIVLLIVCVNVHHRQAQARAEAKCFR from the exons ATGGAGTCCGACCTTGACTTTCTTCCTATTGGACAG cagtttcctgtgagtgtgtgcaggATGTGGGCTGACTACATCGTACCTGACAAGAAGACGACGGATGGACAACATCAAGACAAGATGGAGATCCCCTTACTCTGCTTAATGCTCT CAGCCACAGTGAACGTCCTTCCCAACAGATCTCAGTTCTTTTGGTACGAATCCATCTCTCTGAACTGTGCAGTTCCGGCAAACTCTGACAACTGGACACTGAAGAGAAACACCTCCTCTCAGACTTCTGATTCATGCAACTCTGGCTGGGGAGTGTCACGGGATTCATCCTGCATCATTGAAGATGCCTACCCATCGGACACCGGAGTTTACTGGTGTGAGTCTAAGGGCGGGAAGTGCAGCACCATTGTCAACATCACCGTGACAG ACGGCATTGTGATCTTGGAAAGCCCTGTACTTCCCGTAACAGAAGGAGATGAAGTGGCACTTCGCTGTTCCTACAGAGAAGCAGACAACAAAAAAGCTGTGTCCAATCTTCCTGCAAAGTTCTACAAAGATGGTGATTTCATTGGGACTCAGGATGCAGGAATGATGGTTTTTCCAGCAGTATCCATGTCTGACAGAGGCTTCTATAAGTGTGAAATCCCCATAAAAGGAGTGTCGCCGCAGAGCTGGATGGATGTTAGAG TCCGACCTCCGTCTCCTCCAGTCATGTCGCTGCCCGGGCTGGTGTGTACCACCCTGCTGATCATCGTCTACATTGTGTTGCTCATAGTGTGTGTGAACGTACACCACCGCCAGGCTCAAG CTCGAGCTGAAGCAAAGTGCTTCCGATGA
- the LOC121889939 gene encoding uncharacterized protein LOC121889939 isoform X2 — protein MDEYANIFNFISLTAGYKMSSHFTQFPVSVCRMWADYIVPDKKTTDGQHQDKMEIPLLCLMLSATVNVLPNRSQFFWYESISLNCAVPANSDNWTLKRNTSSQTSDSCNSGWGVSRDSSCIIEDAYPSDTGVYWCESKGGKCSTIVNITVTDGIVILESPVLPVTEGDEVALRCSYREADNKKAVSNLPAKFYKDGDFIGTQDAGMMVFPAVSMSDRGFYKCEIPIKGVSPQSWMDVRVRPPSPPVMSLPGLVCTTLLIIVYIVLLIVCVNVHHRQAQARAEAKCFR, from the exons ATggatgaatatgcaaatatttttaacttcataagtttaactgctggatacaagatgtcctCCCATTTCACT cagtttcctgtgagtgtgtgcaggATGTGGGCTGACTACATCGTACCTGACAAGAAGACGACGGATGGACAACATCAAGACAAGATGGAGATCCCCTTACTCTGCTTAATGCTCT CAGCCACAGTGAACGTCCTTCCCAACAGATCTCAGTTCTTTTGGTACGAATCCATCTCTCTGAACTGTGCAGTTCCGGCAAACTCTGACAACTGGACACTGAAGAGAAACACCTCCTCTCAGACTTCTGATTCATGCAACTCTGGCTGGGGAGTGTCACGGGATTCATCCTGCATCATTGAAGATGCCTACCCATCGGACACCGGAGTTTACTGGTGTGAGTCTAAGGGCGGGAAGTGCAGCACCATTGTCAACATCACCGTGACAG ACGGCATTGTGATCTTGGAAAGCCCTGTACTTCCCGTAACAGAAGGAGATGAAGTGGCACTTCGCTGTTCCTACAGAGAAGCAGACAACAAAAAAGCTGTGTCCAATCTTCCTGCAAAGTTCTACAAAGATGGTGATTTCATTGGGACTCAGGATGCAGGAATGATGGTTTTTCCAGCAGTATCCATGTCTGACAGAGGCTTCTATAAGTGTGAAATCCCCATAAAAGGAGTGTCGCCGCAGAGCTGGATGGATGTTAGAG TCCGACCTCCGTCTCCTCCAGTCATGTCGCTGCCCGGGCTGGTGTGTACCACCCTGCTGATCATCGTCTACATTGTGTTGCTCATAGTGTGTGTGAACGTACACCACCGCCAGGCTCAAG CTCGAGCTGAAGCAAAGTGCTTCCGATGA
- the LOC121889939 gene encoding uncharacterized protein LOC121889939 isoform X1 translates to MWADYIVPDKKTTDGQHQDKMEIPLLCLMLSATVNVLPNRSQFFWYESISLNCAVPANSDNWTLKRNTSSQTSDSCNSGWGVSRDSSCIIEDAYPSDTGVYWCESKGGKCSTIVNITVTDGIVILESPVLPVTEGDEVALRCSYREADNKKAVSNLPAKFYKDGDFIGTQDAGMMVFPAVSMSDRGFYKCEIPIKGVSPQSWMDVRVRPPSPPVMSLPGLVCTTLLIIVYIVLLIVCVNVHHRQAQARAEAKCFR, encoded by the exons ATGTGGGCTGACTACATCGTACCTGACAAGAAGACGACGGATGGACAACATCAAGACAAGATGGAGATCCCCTTACTCTGCTTAATGCTCT CAGCCACAGTGAACGTCCTTCCCAACAGATCTCAGTTCTTTTGGTACGAATCCATCTCTCTGAACTGTGCAGTTCCGGCAAACTCTGACAACTGGACACTGAAGAGAAACACCTCCTCTCAGACTTCTGATTCATGCAACTCTGGCTGGGGAGTGTCACGGGATTCATCCTGCATCATTGAAGATGCCTACCCATCGGACACCGGAGTTTACTGGTGTGAGTCTAAGGGCGGGAAGTGCAGCACCATTGTCAACATCACCGTGACAG ACGGCATTGTGATCTTGGAAAGCCCTGTACTTCCCGTAACAGAAGGAGATGAAGTGGCACTTCGCTGTTCCTACAGAGAAGCAGACAACAAAAAAGCTGTGTCCAATCTTCCTGCAAAGTTCTACAAAGATGGTGATTTCATTGGGACTCAGGATGCAGGAATGATGGTTTTTCCAGCAGTATCCATGTCTGACAGAGGCTTCTATAAGTGTGAAATCCCCATAAAAGGAGTGTCGCCGCAGAGCTGGATGGATGTTAGAG TCCGACCTCCGTCTCCTCCAGTCATGTCGCTGCCCGGGCTGGTGTGTACCACCCTGCTGATCATCGTCTACATTGTGTTGCTCATAGTGTGTGTGAACGTACACCACCGCCAGGCTCAAG CTCGAGCTGAAGCAAAGTGCTTCCGATGA
- the LOC121889939 gene encoding uncharacterized protein LOC121889939 isoform X5, with translation MHHHHVFINTNTVDFFPWSGHANCLAATVNVLPNRSQFFWYESISLNCAVPANSDNWTLKRNTSSQTSDSCNSGWGVSRDSSCIIEDAYPSDTGVYWCESKGGKCSTIVNITVTDGIVILESPVLPVTEGDEVALRCSYREADNKKAVSNLPAKFYKDGDFIGTQDAGMMVFPAVSMSDRGFYKCEIPIKGVSPQSWMDVRVRPPSPPVMSLPGLVCTTLLIIVYIVLLIVCVNVHHRQAQARAEAKCFR, from the exons ATGCATCATCaccatgtatttataaatacaaacactgtcgatttcttcccgtggagcgGACATGCAAACTGTTTAG CAGCCACAGTGAACGTCCTTCCCAACAGATCTCAGTTCTTTTGGTACGAATCCATCTCTCTGAACTGTGCAGTTCCGGCAAACTCTGACAACTGGACACTGAAGAGAAACACCTCCTCTCAGACTTCTGATTCATGCAACTCTGGCTGGGGAGTGTCACGGGATTCATCCTGCATCATTGAAGATGCCTACCCATCGGACACCGGAGTTTACTGGTGTGAGTCTAAGGGCGGGAAGTGCAGCACCATTGTCAACATCACCGTGACAG ACGGCATTGTGATCTTGGAAAGCCCTGTACTTCCCGTAACAGAAGGAGATGAAGTGGCACTTCGCTGTTCCTACAGAGAAGCAGACAACAAAAAAGCTGTGTCCAATCTTCCTGCAAAGTTCTACAAAGATGGTGATTTCATTGGGACTCAGGATGCAGGAATGATGGTTTTTCCAGCAGTATCCATGTCTGACAGAGGCTTCTATAAGTGTGAAATCCCCATAAAAGGAGTGTCGCCGCAGAGCTGGATGGATGTTAGAG TCCGACCTCCGTCTCCTCCAGTCATGTCGCTGCCCGGGCTGGTGTGTACCACCCTGCTGATCATCGTCTACATTGTGTTGCTCATAGTGTGTGTGAACGTACACCACCGCCAGGCTCAAG CTCGAGCTGAAGCAAAGTGCTTCCGATGA